A region from the Variovorax sp. RKNM96 genome encodes:
- a CDS encoding amidase, with protein MPSDDLLALSATELSRRIAAREVSCHELMQASLARIEALNPRFNAIVSLREPEQLLAEAGERDAELARGERRGWMHGFPFAVKDLSHAAGLPTSMGSPLSPRSPSRIDSLHVARARAAGALVIGKTNTPEFGLGSHTYNTVFGITRNAYAPERSAGGSSGGAAVALALGMLPVADGSDMMGSLRNPAAFNNVIGMRPSRGRVPGDPEQELFFQQLSIEGPMARTVEDAARLLAVQSGFDGRLPLSSPHALPSPDELSLDGDGKGLRIGWLGSIWPDLPLAPGVRELGEKALDTFRTIGCEVEPCTLDVPREHNWSAWLRLRQLLVGGKLGSYLSDPKLFAQLKPEAQWEIEQSQHLDAASLYQASIYRSNVYRAFLKLFERFDFVVAPTAQVFPFDAQLHWPDSVGGVKSDTYHRWMEIVTPFTLAGLPTLNVRAGFGEGGLPMGLQLAGPIHSDLDVLRLGHAYDRACGWGAHRPSALD; from the coding sequence ATGCCTTCAGACGACCTGCTCGCCCTCAGCGCCACCGAACTCTCGCGCCGCATCGCGGCCCGCGAGGTGTCCTGCCATGAATTGATGCAGGCCTCGCTGGCCCGCATCGAGGCGCTGAACCCGCGCTTCAATGCCATCGTCTCGCTGCGTGAGCCCGAGCAACTGCTGGCTGAAGCGGGCGAGCGCGATGCCGAGCTGGCGCGCGGCGAACGGCGCGGCTGGATGCACGGTTTTCCGTTCGCGGTGAAGGACCTGAGCCATGCCGCCGGGCTGCCGACCTCGATGGGCTCGCCCCTGTCGCCGCGCTCGCCTTCCCGCATCGACAGCCTTCACGTTGCACGTGCGCGTGCGGCCGGCGCCCTCGTCATCGGCAAGACCAACACGCCCGAGTTCGGCCTCGGCTCGCACACCTACAACACCGTGTTCGGCATCACCCGCAACGCCTACGCGCCCGAGCGCAGCGCGGGCGGCAGCAGTGGCGGCGCAGCCGTGGCGCTGGCCCTGGGCATGCTGCCGGTGGCCGATGGCAGCGACATGATGGGATCGCTGCGCAACCCCGCCGCCTTCAACAACGTGATCGGCATGCGGCCCTCGCGCGGGCGCGTGCCCGGCGACCCGGAGCAGGAGCTGTTCTTCCAGCAACTGAGCATCGAAGGCCCGATGGCCCGCACGGTGGAAGACGCGGCGCGGCTGCTCGCGGTGCAGTCGGGCTTCGACGGGCGCCTGCCGCTGTCGTCGCCACACGCCCTGCCCTCGCCCGATGAACTCTCGCTCGATGGCGACGGCAAGGGCCTCCGCATCGGCTGGCTCGGCAGCATATGGCCCGATCTGCCGCTTGCACCCGGCGTCCGCGAGCTTGGCGAGAAGGCGCTCGACACCTTCCGCACCATCGGCTGCGAGGTCGAGCCCTGCACGCTCGACGTGCCGCGCGAGCACAACTGGAGCGCGTGGCTGCGGCTGCGGCAGTTGCTGGTCGGCGGCAAGCTCGGGTCGTACCTGAGCGACCCCAAGCTGTTCGCGCAGCTCAAGCCCGAGGCGCAATGGGAAATCGAGCAGAGCCAGCACCTGGATGCGGCCTCGCTGTACCAGGCCTCGATCTACCGCTCCAACGTGTACCGCGCGTTCCTCAAGCTCTTCGAGCGCTTCGATTTCGTCGTGGCGCCGACCGCACAGGTCTTTCCGTTCGATGCGCAACTGCACTGGCCCGATTCGGTGGGCGGCGTGAAGAGCGACACGTACCACCGCTGGATGGAGATCGTCACGCCGTTCACGCTGGCGGGGCTGCCGACGCTGAACGTGCGCGCCGGCTTCGGCGAAGGCGGCCTGCCGATGGGCCTGCAGCTCGCCGGGCCGATCCACTCCGACCTCGACGTGCTGCGGCTCGGCCATGCCTATGACCGGGCCTGCGGATGGGGCGCCCACCGCCCCTCGGCTCTGGATTGA
- a CDS encoding LysR substrate-binding domain-containing protein: METKWLEDFISLAETRSFSRSAQLRHVTQPAFSRRIQALEGWAGTDLVDRSSYPTRLTPAGQTLYSQAIEMLQSLQSTRAMLRGHSAAGQDVIEIAVPHTLAFTFFPSWVTSLREHFGPIKSRLIALNVHDAVLRLVEGSCDLLIAYHHPSQPLQLDNNKYEMVSLGEETVAPWVKADADGAPRYRLPGRPGQPLPYLGYAPGAYLGRVVDQLLKESGTAIHLDRVYETDMAEGLKVMALEGHGIAFLPQSAVRKEIKARKLVSALPPEIDSLEATMEIRAYREKPSAPAPVKTGTGRSAKVAAVPEGIQPKRTADALWSYLVGTQPDAR, from the coding sequence ATGGAAACAAAGTGGCTTGAAGACTTCATCAGTTTGGCGGAGACCCGCAGCTTCAGCCGCTCGGCCCAGTTGAGGCATGTGACGCAGCCCGCGTTCTCCCGCCGCATCCAGGCGCTCGAAGGCTGGGCCGGCACCGACCTCGTCGATCGCAGCTCCTACCCCACGCGCCTCACGCCCGCGGGCCAGACGCTCTACAGCCAGGCCATCGAGATGCTGCAGTCGCTGCAGAGCACCCGGGCCATGCTGCGCGGCCATTCGGCCGCCGGACAGGACGTGATCGAGATCGCCGTGCCGCACACGCTGGCCTTCACCTTCTTCCCTTCGTGGGTGACGAGCCTTCGCGAGCACTTCGGGCCGATCAAGAGCCGGCTCATCGCGCTCAACGTGCACGATGCGGTGCTGCGGCTGGTCGAGGGCAGCTGCGACCTGCTGATCGCCTACCACCACCCCTCGCAGCCGCTGCAGCTGGACAACAACAAGTACGAGATGGTCAGCCTGGGCGAGGAAACCGTGGCCCCGTGGGTCAAGGCCGATGCCGACGGCGCGCCGCGCTACCGGCTGCCGGGCCGCCCGGGCCAGCCGCTGCCCTACCTGGGGTATGCGCCCGGTGCCTACCTGGGCCGCGTGGTCGACCAGCTGCTCAAGGAGTCGGGCACGGCCATCCATCTCGACCGCGTCTACGAAACCGACATGGCCGAGGGCCTGAAGGTCATGGCGCTCGAAGGCCACGGCATCGCCTTCCTGCCGCAGAGCGCGGTGCGCAAGGAAATCAAGGCCCGCAAGCTCGTGAGCGCGCTGCCGCCCGAGATCGACAGCCTGGAGGCGACGATGGAAATCCGCGCCTACCGCGAGAAGCCGAGCGCCCCGGCACCGGTGAAGACCGGCACCGGGCGGTCCGCCAAGGTCGCGGCGGTGCCCGAGGGCATCCAGCCCAAACGCACGGCCGACGCGCTCTGGTCTTACCTCGTCGGCACCCAGCCGGACGCCCGCTGA
- a CDS encoding aspartate ammonia-lyase: MSSNFRTEHDFLGEKQIPAAAYWGVHTARAVENFAISGTRISAMPDLVRALAFVKKAATRANADLGAIDRDRAAAIILACEDIIEGKLLDEFVVDVIQGGAGTSTNMNANEVICNLALEKLGHEKARYDVLHPNDHVNASQSTNDVYPTAVRLALWFAIGKLLEAMAALRRSFEAKALEFKDILKIGRTQLQDAVPMTLGQEFLTYAIMIGEDEARLGEARALIEEINLGATAIGTGINAPHGYANLACQYLAEQTGVPLKQAANLIEATQDTGAFVQLSGVLKRVATKLSKTCNDLRLLSSGPQAGFGEIRLPARQAGSSIMPGKVNPVIPEVMNQVAFEVIGNDITVTMASEAGQLQLNAFEPIMGWSLFKSIKHLGNACNTLQLNCVAGIEANREFLAKRVRESVTLVTALNPLIGYEKAALIAKTALATGGPIDLVAESLGIMTRAEMEALLVPENLTQPVRLSAAPVPPAAEPSGTKAA; the protein is encoded by the coding sequence ATGAGCTCCAATTTCAGGACCGAACACGACTTCCTCGGCGAGAAGCAGATTCCCGCCGCCGCCTACTGGGGCGTGCACACGGCACGTGCCGTCGAGAACTTCGCGATCTCCGGCACCCGCATCTCGGCCATGCCCGACCTGGTGCGCGCGCTGGCCTTCGTGAAGAAGGCCGCCACCCGCGCCAATGCCGACCTGGGCGCTATCGACCGCGACCGCGCCGCCGCGATCATCCTGGCCTGCGAGGACATCATCGAGGGCAAGCTGCTCGACGAGTTCGTGGTCGACGTGATCCAGGGCGGCGCCGGCACCTCGACCAACATGAACGCGAACGAGGTCATCTGCAACCTCGCGCTCGAAAAGCTCGGCCACGAGAAGGCGCGCTACGACGTGCTGCACCCCAACGACCACGTCAACGCCTCGCAGAGCACCAACGACGTGTACCCCACGGCGGTGCGCCTGGCGCTGTGGTTCGCGATCGGCAAGCTGCTCGAAGCCATGGCCGCGCTGCGCCGCAGCTTCGAGGCCAAGGCGCTCGAGTTCAAGGACATCCTCAAGATCGGCCGCACCCAGCTGCAGGACGCGGTGCCGATGACGCTGGGCCAGGAGTTCCTGACCTACGCGATCATGATCGGCGAGGACGAGGCGCGCCTGGGCGAGGCGCGCGCGTTGATCGAGGAAATCAACCTCGGCGCCACCGCCATCGGCACCGGCATCAACGCACCGCACGGCTACGCCAACCTCGCCTGCCAGTACCTGGCCGAGCAGACCGGCGTGCCGCTCAAGCAGGCAGCGAACCTCATCGAGGCCACGCAGGACACGGGCGCCTTCGTGCAGCTCTCGGGCGTGCTCAAGCGCGTGGCCACCAAGCTCAGCAAGACCTGCAACGACCTGCGCCTGCTTTCCAGCGGTCCGCAGGCCGGCTTTGGCGAAATCCGGTTGCCTGCGCGGCAGGCGGGCTCGTCGATCATGCCGGGCAAAGTCAATCCGGTGATCCCGGAGGTCATGAACCAGGTGGCCTTCGAGGTCATCGGCAACGACATCACCGTGACCATGGCGTCCGAGGCCGGCCAGCTGCAGCTCAACGCCTTCGAGCCGATCATGGGCTGGAGCCTGTTCAAGAGCATCAAGCACCTGGGCAACGCCTGCAACACGCTGCAGCTCAACTGCGTGGCCGGCATCGAGGCCAACCGCGAGTTCCTGGCCAAGCGGGTGCGCGAGTCGGTCACGCTGGTCACCGCGCTCAACCCGCTGATCGGCTACGAGAAGGCCGCGCTCATCGCCAAGACCGCGCTCGCCACGGGCGGGCCCATCGACTTGGTGGCCGAGTCGTTGGGAATCATGACGCGCGCCGAGATGGAGGCGCTGCTCGTGCCCGAGAACCTGACCCAGCCGGTGCGCCTGTCTGCCGCACCGGTTCCCCCGGCTGCCGAGCCGTCGGGCACAAAGGCTGCTTAG
- a CDS encoding amino acid ABC transporter substrate-binding protein: MKKQAMALAIAALATSGVFAQANDTLAKIKASGTITEGVRESSGLSYTLGNGQYTGFHYDVCANIIKDLEKAAGKKLEVKYQPVTSQNRIPLVQNGTVDIECGSTTNNATRQKDVAFGVTTYVEETKIVVKANSGINSLADLKDKTVATTTGTTPLQTVRKQKRAENLTFKEVYGKDHSDSFLLLETGRADAFVMDGSILAALAAKSKSPKDYKILNDVLAVEPIGIMIRKDDPAFKKAVDDSIKAQAKSGELAKLYDKWFLKPIPPANVVINLPLGEATKNAWANPNDKPAEEYVTKE; the protein is encoded by the coding sequence ATGAAAAAACAAGCAATGGCATTGGCAATCGCGGCGCTCGCCACCAGCGGCGTCTTCGCTCAGGCCAATGACACCCTGGCCAAGATCAAGGCCTCGGGCACCATCACCGAAGGCGTGCGTGAATCGTCGGGCCTGTCGTACACGCTGGGCAACGGCCAATACACCGGCTTCCACTACGACGTCTGCGCCAACATCATCAAGGACCTCGAGAAGGCCGCTGGCAAGAAGCTCGAAGTCAAGTACCAGCCCGTGACCTCGCAGAACCGCATTCCCCTCGTGCAGAACGGCACCGTGGACATCGAGTGCGGCTCGACCACCAACAACGCCACCCGCCAGAAGGACGTGGCCTTCGGCGTGACCACCTACGTCGAAGAAACCAAGATCGTCGTCAAGGCCAACTCGGGCATCAACTCGCTGGCCGACCTGAAGGACAAGACGGTTGCCACCACCACCGGCACCACGCCGCTGCAGACCGTGCGCAAGCAAAAGCGCGCCGAGAACCTGACCTTCAAGGAGGTCTACGGCAAGGACCACTCCGACAGCTTCCTGCTGCTGGAAACCGGCCGTGCCGACGCGTTCGTGATGGACGGCTCGATCCTGGCCGCCCTGGCCGCCAAGTCGAAGTCGCCCAAGGACTACAAGATCCTGAACGACGTGCTGGCCGTGGAACCCATCGGCATCATGATCCGCAAGGACGACCCCGCCTTCAAGAAGGCCGTGGACGACAGCATCAAGGCACAGGCCAAGTCGGGCGAGCTGGCCAAGCTCTATGACAAGTGGTTCCTGAAGCCGATTCCCCCGGCAAACGTCGTGATCAACCTGCCGTTGGGCGAAGCCACCAAGAACGCCTGGGCCAACCCGAACGACAAGCCCGCGGAAGAGTACGTCACCAAGGAATAA
- a CDS encoding amino acid ABC transporter permease has translation MGNWDWQVFLQDPGGDYPTYWQWMLSAWGWTVSVALLALVVALVLGSLIGIIRTLPDSPWLVRFGNAWVELFRNIPLLVQIFLWYHVIPALIPVMKGVPSFILVVLALGFFTSARIAEQVRSGIQALPKGQRYAGMAVGFTTTQYYRYVILPMAYRIIIPPLTSETMNIFKNSSVAFAVSVTELTMFAMQAQEETSRGIEVYLAVTACYVVSALAINRLMAFIEKKTRVPGFIVSASAGGGGH, from the coding sequence ATGGGAAACTGGGATTGGCAGGTGTTCCTGCAGGACCCGGGTGGGGACTATCCGACCTACTGGCAGTGGATGCTTTCGGCCTGGGGCTGGACGGTGTCAGTGGCACTGCTGGCGCTGGTCGTGGCGCTTGTGCTGGGCTCGCTGATCGGCATCATCCGCACGCTGCCCGACAGCCCGTGGCTGGTGCGTTTCGGCAATGCATGGGTGGAGCTCTTTCGCAACATCCCGCTGCTGGTGCAGATCTTCCTCTGGTACCACGTCATTCCGGCGCTGATCCCGGTGATGAAGGGCGTGCCGAGCTTCATCCTTGTGGTGCTGGCGCTGGGCTTCTTCACCTCGGCGCGCATTGCCGAGCAGGTGCGCTCGGGCATCCAGGCGCTGCCCAAGGGCCAGCGCTACGCGGGCATGGCGGTGGGCTTCACCACCACGCAGTACTACCGCTACGTGATCCTGCCGATGGCCTACCGCATCATCATCCCGCCGCTCACGAGCGAGACGATGAACATCTTCAAGAACTCGTCCGTTGCGTTCGCCGTGTCGGTCACCGAGCTCACCATGTTCGCCATGCAGGCGCAGGAAGAAACCTCGCGCGGCATCGAGGTCTACCTCGCGGTGACGGCGTGCTACGTGGTGTCGGCCCTGGCGATCAACCGGCTCATGGCGTTCATCGAGAAGAAGACCCGCGTGCCGGGCTTCATCGTTTCGGCCAGCGCCGGCGGCGGAGGCCACTGA
- a CDS encoding amino acid ABC transporter permease produces MMNLDLSFYNWDVISNFVVKGFYFSIMLTVVATIGGVIFGTILALMRLSGKKWLDTPAAIYVNGMRSIPLVMVILWFFLLVPASFYSLFGSLGSNYRSEISAVITFVAFEAAYFSEIMRAGIQSIPRGQVNAGQAVGMTYGQNMRLVVLPQAFRNMLPVLLTQTIILFQDTSLVYAIGAYDMLKGFETAGKNFGRPIEAYLLAAVVYFVMCYALSWLVKRLHKKIAIIR; encoded by the coding sequence ATGATGAATCTCGACCTGTCGTTCTACAACTGGGACGTCATCAGCAACTTCGTCGTCAAGGGCTTCTACTTCAGCATCATGCTGACGGTGGTGGCCACCATCGGCGGCGTGATCTTCGGCACCATCCTCGCGCTCATGCGGCTGTCGGGCAAGAAGTGGCTGGACACGCCCGCCGCCATCTACGTCAACGGCATGCGCAGCATTCCGCTGGTGATGGTGATCCTGTGGTTCTTCCTGCTCGTGCCGGCATCGTTCTACTCGCTGTTCGGCTCGCTCGGTTCGAACTACCGCTCCGAAATCTCGGCTGTGATCACCTTCGTCGCGTTCGAGGCGGCGTACTTCAGCGAGATCATGCGTGCGGGCATCCAGTCGATCCCGCGCGGCCAGGTGAATGCGGGCCAGGCGGTGGGCATGACCTACGGCCAGAACATGCGCCTCGTGGTGCTGCCGCAGGCGTTCCGCAACATGCTGCCGGTGCTGCTCACGCAGACCATCATCCTGTTCCAGGACACCTCGCTGGTCTACGCCATCGGTGCCTACGACATGCTCAAGGGCTTCGAGACGGCGGGCAAGAACTTCGGCCGCCCGATCGAGGCGTACCTGCTCGCAGCCGTCGTGTACTTCGTCATGTGTTACGCCCTTTCTTGGCTGGTCAAGCGCCTGCACAAGAAGATCGCCATCATTCGCTGA
- a CDS encoding amino acid ABC transporter ATP-binding protein, whose protein sequence is MIEIKNVSKWYGPVQVLNDCSVNISKGDVVVVCGPSGSGKSTLIKTVNALEPFQKGEITVNGIPLHDPKTNLPKLRSKVGMVFQHFELFPHLSVTENLTIAQIKVLGRSPDEAKTRGLKMLDRVGLMAHKDKFPGQLSGGQQQRVAIARALSMDPIVMLFDEPTSALDPEMVGEVLDVMVALAKEGMTMMVVTHEMAFARKVASRVIFIDVGGKILEDCPKDEFFNHPENRQPRTKDFLNKILQH, encoded by the coding sequence ATGATTGAAATCAAGAACGTCTCCAAGTGGTATGGCCCGGTGCAGGTGCTCAACGACTGCTCGGTGAACATCTCCAAGGGCGATGTGGTGGTGGTGTGCGGCCCGTCGGGTTCCGGCAAGTCCACGCTCATCAAGACCGTGAATGCGCTCGAGCCCTTCCAGAAGGGCGAGATCACCGTCAACGGCATCCCGCTGCACGACCCCAAGACCAACCTGCCCAAGCTGCGCTCCAAGGTCGGCATGGTGTTCCAGCACTTCGAGCTGTTCCCGCACCTGTCGGTGACCGAGAACCTCACGATCGCGCAGATCAAGGTGCTGGGCCGCTCGCCCGACGAAGCCAAGACCCGGGGCCTCAAGATGCTCGACCGCGTGGGCCTGATGGCGCACAAGGACAAGTTCCCGGGCCAGCTCTCGGGCGGCCAGCAGCAGCGCGTGGCGATCGCCCGCGCGCTGTCGATGGACCCGATCGTGATGCTGTTCGACGAACCCACCTCGGCGCTGGACCCCGAGATGGTCGGCGAAGTGCTCGACGTGATGGTGGCCCTGGCCAAGGAAGGCATGACCATGATGGTGGTCACGCACGAAATGGCCTTCGCCCGCAAGGTCGCGAGCCGCGTGATCTTCATCGACGTCGGCGGCAAGATCCTGGAAGACTGCCCGAAGGACGAGTTCTTCAATCACCCCGAGAACCGTCAGCCGCGCACCAAGGACTTCCTCAACAAGATCCTGCAGCACTGA
- a CDS encoding SRPBCC family protein: MATNTVRLHRVMRTSPDKVYRAFVQSGAFERWLPPFGFVGKVHAMEPVVGGAWRMSFTNFGTGNSHSFGGKYLELVPGKRIAYDAAFDDPNLPGTMKTTVVLTEVSCGTDVSIVQEGIPEVIPAEMCYLGWQESLVSLAQLVEPNIPG; this comes from the coding sequence ATGGCTACCAACACCGTCCGTCTTCACCGCGTCATGCGCACCTCGCCGGACAAGGTCTACCGCGCATTCGTCCAGTCCGGCGCCTTCGAACGCTGGCTGCCACCCTTCGGCTTCGTCGGCAAGGTCCACGCGATGGAGCCCGTAGTGGGCGGCGCGTGGCGCATGTCCTTCACCAATTTCGGCACGGGCAACAGCCATTCGTTCGGCGGCAAGTACCTCGAGCTCGTTCCCGGCAAGCGCATCGCCTACGACGCCGCCTTCGACGACCCGAACCTTCCGGGCACGATGAAGACGACCGTGGTCCTGACCGAGGTGTCCTGCGGTACCGATGTCTCGATCGTGCAGGAAGGCATTCCCGAAGTGATTCCGGCCGAGATGTGCTACCTGGGGTGGCAGGAGTCGCTGGTCTCGCTGGCGCAATTGGTGGAGCCGAACATTCCGGGCTGA